The Pontibacter sp. SGAir0037 DNA segment TGGTAGATGCGCCTATGATGTACAGCCGCCCCGATACCGCCAGTTTCCGCTCAGGCAACACCCTGGTATCTGTTTCGGTACATTCCGAAACGGGTGTGGTAAAGGCTAATCAGATAAAGGAAATGATTACGCCACTCGCAACTGCCCTCACTAATTTTTTCGGCGGAATGCCTGTTGATCGCTATCACTTTATCATGTACTTCCCTAAACAGGGAGAAACAGCTATTACTAAGTTCGGCGGCTACGGTGCCCTCGAACATTCTTATAGCTCCATGTATTTTCTTCCGGAGCAGCAGCAGGAAGAAAACCTGCGCAAGATGGTGCTGGATGTGGCATCGCATGAGTTTCTGCACATTCTTACCCCCCTAAACATCCACAGCGAAGAAATAGAGTACTTCGACTTTAAAGATCCTAAAATTTCGCAGCACCTATGGCTTTACGAAGGCGTAACAGAATATTTCTCTAACCTGGTACAGCTACAAGAGGGCTTGAAAAGCTATGATGCCTTTAAAGAGGAAATGATGGATAAAATGAGGCGGGGAAGCGAATTCAAAGATGTATCCTTTACAGAAATGAGCCGCCACATTATAGAACCGGCTTACCAGGAAATGTACGGCAATGTATACCAGAAAGGCGCTCTCATAGGCTTCTTGCTCGATATCAGGCTGCAGGAGCTCACGCAAGGCAAAATGGGTTTAAGAGAACTGATGCTGCAGCTTTCACAGCAATACGGCCCCAACAAGCCTTTCAAGGACGACGAGCTGATTGAGGTTATTGTAGCCGCCTCTCACCCGGATATCAGGCAGTTCTTTACTACCTATGTAGTGGGAGATACTCCGCTGCCCTACGAAGAGTACTATCAGAAAATAGGTTGGAACTATACTGATAAAAAGAAAGGCACCAAGCTTACTTTCGGCGAGTTTCGCCTTGGCTTTGAAAAGAGCAGGCAGTTTTACTGGGTTGCAGAACCTATGAACAACCGCTTTGGATTTGAAAAGTATGACATCTTGCAAGCTGTTAACGGCACCCCGCTGACAGAGACTACTATTTATGAGCTTCTGGAGCCCCTGTTCGAAGTAAAGAAAAGCACACCGGTAGAAGTTACTTTCATTCGTAACAACAAACTTTACAAACAAACCTATAAACCAGCAGAGGAAGAGGTAGAGTTACGGTTCGTAATAGAAGACGCTCCTGCACCTACTTCTGAACAGCTCCTGTTACGGGCACAGGTGCTTAAAACCGATTTGCCATAACGGATCTGCCAGAGCTTGTCTGGCCAGCCTGACTTTGCGGTGAAACAAATTTAGCTTATCTTCACCGCAAAGTTCTTTACTTTATTCTTCTTCCTAATGTCAGGTGTGCGGGTAATACCGCGCTTAAAAAGGAACCGTGTGTAAATCACGGGCTGTCGCGCAACTGTAAGTAACTTACCGGTTGTTGCCTCTATTATGTCCATTGTATTGTGTAAAAACAGTATGAGAAGGACGGCAACAACGTTACAAGCCAGGAGACTTGCCTGAAATTATGAGACAAATGCTTTCGCGATTGAAGCTTAGTCTGGAGTTAATGAAAAGAGGAGGTAAGGCTGCGCTTGCCTCTCTGTGTCTTTTCTTTCCGCTATTTTCACGAAAGCATACTGTGAATACTGTACTGAGCATTAAGTCAAATTAATGTTTATTTAAAAGTATTATCTGTATGCTAAAAAACAATTTGGGCTACCCACGGGTGGGAGCACAGCGCGAGCTAAAGAAAGCTTGCGAACAGTACTGGTCTGGCAAAATCTCGCAACAACAGCTTTACCAGGTAAAAGACCAACTGCTTCAACAGAACTGGTTGCTGCAGCAAAAAGCAGGCATCGATCTGATCCCTTCCAACGATTTCAGTTTTTACGACCAGGTGCTGGATATGTCGCTTACAGTAGGCAACATACCTGCCCGCTACAGCCCGGTACTTACCAAACATAAAGGCAATACGGAGTTGGACCTTTACTTCGCTATGGCAAGAGGCTATCAGAAAGATGGCCTCGATATAAAGGCGATGGAGATGACCAAATGGTTCGACACCAACTACCATTATATTGTACCTGAGTTTCACAAAGAACAGACTTTTCAGCTATTCTCTAACAAAGTGATTTACGATTTCGAGCAATCGAAGCAAGTACTGGGCAAACCCTCGAAGCCTGTCCTCATCGGTCCTGTTTCATACTTATTATTAGGCAAAGAAAAGGAAGCAGGTTTTCATAGAATAGACCTGCTGCATAATTTGCTACCTGTTTACGTAGAGCTACTCGGGCAACTAAGGGCAAGAGGAGCCGAATGGGTGCAACTGGATGAACCTTTTCTGGCTATGGATCTAACTTCAAAAGAAAAAGAAGCCTTTGCCTTTGCTTACAAGGAAATTAAGAAGCACTGTCCAGGCATTAAAACTCTTGTGACCTCTTATTTTGATGGTTTAAGGGATAACACGGTACTGGCTACTTCACTGCCGGTTTGTGCACTTCATATTGATCTGGTTCGTGCTCCAGAGCAGCTGGCGAATGTGCTGAACCTGCTACCGAAACAAACCATTCTGTCGCTTGGCGTGATAGATGGGCGCAACATCTGGAAGAACGGCTACAGTACATCTGTGGCATATATACAACAAGCTGTAAAGCAACTGGGGGAGGACAGGGTAATGATTGCGCCTTCCTGTTCGCTTCTGCATGTACCTTTCGATTTGGAACTGGAGACAACACTACAGCCCGCACTTAAAAACTGGCTTGCTTTTGCAAAACAGAAGCTACAGGAAATACAGGAACTGTATACTATCTGGCAAGGCAACAACAGCTTACTAGAGGCTAATCAGGCCATGATTCAAAGCAGGAGCACTTCTACCCTCATCCATAAAGAGGCAGTAAAGAAGCGTGTTGCAGCCATAACAGATCAGGATGCCAGGCGCACCAGCAGCTTTGCCGTGCGCCAGCAGAAACAGCGTGAGAAGTTTAAACTGCCGCTTTACCCGACCACCACCATTGGGTCGTTTCCTCAGACAGCTGAAATTCGCCAGCTGCGTGCCAAATTTAAGAAAGGAGAGCTATCGCTGGAGCAGTATGAGCAGGAAATAAAACAGGCAACTGAAGAAGTTATACGCTGGCAGGAAGCTATTAACCTGGACGTGCTGGTGCACGGTGAGTTTGAGCGGAATGATATGGTTGAATATTTCGGTGAGCTGCTCGATGGCTTTGCCTTTACCCAGCATGGCTGGGTACAGAGCTACGGTAGCCGCTGTGTAAAGCCGCCCGTCATTTATGGAGATGTAAGCCGCCCAACCGACATGACCGTCAGTTGGAGTACGTATGCTCAGTCGCTAACATCGAAGCATGTAAAAGGGATGCTCACAGGACCGGTTACAATATTACAATGGTCTTTTGTACGGGACGACCAGCCTCGCGCTGAAACTACCCTGCAACTAGCGCTGGCAATCCGCGACGAGGTAGTAGCACTGGAGCAAAACGGTATACAAATTATACAAATAGATGAACCTGCTGTGCGGGAAGGTTTACCGCTGCGTCGCTCAGACTGGCAGCCTTACCTGGAGTGGGCTATCAAAGCCTTTCGTATTGCAGCAAGTGGCGTAAAAGACGACACCCAGATACACACTCACATGTGTTACAGCGAGTTTAACGACATCATTCATTCTATTGCTGATATGGACGCCGATGTTATAACCATGGAAACTTCACGCTCGCAGATGGAGTTGCTGGAAGCTTTTTCAGATTTTAAATACCCGAATGAGATTGGCCCTGGTGTGTATGACATTCATTCACCACGTGTGCCAACTGTAGAAGAGATGGTTCAACTTCTGGAGAAAGCTTCCGCCTTATTACCAGCGCGTAATATCTGGGTTAATCCGGATTGTGGTTTAAAAACCCGCAAGTGGCCAGAAACAGAGGCTTCCCTTAAAAACATGGTACAGGCTGCCATCGAGGCCAGAAAAAAAGAACATGCTCCAGCTATAGCCTAAAACTACCAAGCCCTGTAGCTGCCTTGCAGCTACAGGGCTTTATAAAAAACAACGCAGTTTTAATATCTTATTTCTCCAGAAGAGCTTTAGATCGTGTATTGTTCTTAAGAGTGATTCACGTTTAAATTTCAGTAGCTTTATCGCCGTCTGTACAACCACAAAATGTTTTTAAAATGCCACAGCACGAAAGCAAGACCTGCCCTCGTTGCCAATGCCCTTTCGAATGCAAGGTTGGCTCGATCCTGATTTGCCAATGCAGCACCGTAAGCCTAAACGATGAGGAACGGCACTACCTGGGGGAACGCTATACCGATTGTCTCTGTGCTAATTGCATGAAAGAGCTCCGGCACGAGTTCCAGGTACAAAAGTTTCAGAAAATGCTTAACCAGCTAATGGGCGCCAGCGGCTTTAAATAAAATCGCTTACCAAAGCTAAACTTAAACCCAGCAAGGTAGCTATAAGCTTATTGCGGTTAAAGCGGTGATCCGGGGTAGTTTCGAAAAGAATGGTTGTAGAAATATGCAGGAAGTTTCCGGCCACAATACCGGTAAGCGCAACAAATACTTTACCACCCATTGCCTCGCTACCTAATATATAGTTACTGATTATAATGCCTAGCGGAGCACCAACGGCAAATATCAACAGCCACATAAAAGCTTTCTTAAAGCTCCCTAACCTTGAAAGCAGCACCGACATAAGCGCAAAAGCAGCTGGTATATGGTGTAGTGCAACCCCCAGCAGGACTACATAAAAATTGTTGCGCTCGTGCACATGCCCTACATGCTGGCTACCACCCTCCACCAAAATACTTCCTTCCAGAAAGGAATGTATGAACAATGATCCTAGCAGCAGGTAAGGCAGGGTATGAGTGTGCTTATGCCCGTTTGTGTGCATGTGCCCATGCTCTACACCATGAGAAAACAACTCCAGCACCAGTTGCAGAAAGAAGCCGGTTAATACCCAGTACCCTACTACATGCGGATTACTATTGTTCAGCAGTACATCGGGCAGCAGGTGAATAATAGTAATCGTGAACAGGTAGGCACCACTAAATGCCAAGGCCATTTTAAGCCACTTTACATTATCCGGCGGAAATGCTTTTACCAGGAAAGCAGAAAAAACAACTGTAAAAAAAAGAACAAGTATAGCTACTATCATGCAGACTAGTATTTCTTTAACACAAAGATCATACGCTCACTCTCCTCGTGGTAAGGCTCCAGGTTATAATTCCCGAACACCTCTACCAGCCGAAGCTGCGCCATTTTAAAATACTCGATAAAATCTTCCTGGCGTAAAGCCCGCACCCTCTCCTCAAACTGATAATCCTGCCCTTTGTCGGAGAAACTTATCTTTTTTATGATAAACCCGTTTTCTACTCCCCGATGTATACAAAAGGGAATTCCCTGCACTTCCTTAACTTCCTCTTTCACAAGCCTGTCTATGGTTCTGTTTGTATTCATAAAATCGATTACAAACTTGCCGCCATGCTTTATACTTTTAGCAGTAGCATCCAGAGCCACTACGTTTTCTGTTTCATTGCTAAAATATCCAAAGCTGGTAAAGAGGTTCAGTACGAAATCAAAAGCCTCTGGTTTGTACACCATCCGCATATCGTGCACTTCGAAATGCAGCCGCTCATTCTCAAACTGCTTTGCGTATGCAATGCTGTGCGGCGACAAATCAATTCCGGTTACATCATAGCCTTTTTTATTCAGATAAATTGAGTGGCGGCCTTTGCCACAGGCAAGGTCGAGAATGTTTTCGTGGGGCTTGGGGTGGAGATAAGAAAGTAATTTATCTATAAACTGCCGGGCTTCCTGCTCATCACGATTCTTGTATAGTATATGGTAGTAGGGGGAATCAAACCAAGCACTAAACCATTCATCCTGTTGAGCCATATTCCTCTAAATGCAATTAAGCTGCAAATATACTTTAATTTTAATCAATCATACCACCGCATCTCTATCTTAAAGATAAACTATGGTATAGTTATACTAGTAGTGCTATGCATAAAAAAACCTGCCGCTGCAGTAAGAACCGCAACGGCAGGTTTTTTTATGCATACTTATTAGTGCTTTACTGCGTTTTCTGCCTCGTTTGTTTTTGCATCCTCATGCACGCTTTCGCCTGGCTGAATAGAATTAGCTCCTTCGTCGTGGTTCATCATCACGTCGTCTCTGTGCGTATTGCTTTGGCCAGCACCTCTGTCACTTACATTAGGCGTGTTGCGCTGCCCTGGCGCTACTTTATCTACTGATACTTTTGTTTCAGGCCTCTTATCAGACGGAGTATCGCAAGAAACCACCATTAAACCGCATACTGCGGCAAATACTGCTAATACGTTCTTATTCATTTCTGTTCGTTTATACTTTGCTCTATATTATAAGCTGTTCCTTCTATAACTGGGGCAACCTGTTTCGAATAATCATTAACGTTAATAATCAACCGAAAGATTATATACTATGCCAGCAGGCTCTTGCGGCGCAGCATGCTTTCGAACAGCTTAACATCGTTCGGGCTGTTAAAGATGCGAAAAGGCATATGTATAAAAATAGGTGTCTGGAAATTACGGGCCACCCAGCCTTTCCAGCCTGTAGGCAACTGTGCATCGGCGGCAGGCTGCAGCCAGAGCACATAAGCATCATCTTTCATCTCTGCCTTCTGAATCATATCCCAGTTCAGGGCCATTCCTTCGCGCTCGTTACGCTTCATCAGAATCTGGCGGTGGTCTACTTCATAATTCAGCTTTTCAAACAGCGGGTTGCCCTGCTCTACCTGTGTAACCCCCATTACCTGTGCCGAACGCAGTAAAACAAATAGCAATGTTACGACAATGGCAATAGCTACCCACCACCACGAAAAGCTGAAAGCAGCCGGCAGCAGCAAGATCACCAGCGGAATCAGGGCATACCACCATTCTTTCCGCCACACTTTAGCTAAAGCCACGCGGGTAAACATATTTTTATCAAGCTGATACTTCTTGGTACGGATTGCCAATGGGGAGGAACCACCTTGTGGGGTTCTAAAACCTTTTTGATTTGGTCGCTGCATATACTCTTAAAATGTCGATATTCTTATCTCTGCCAAACTCACATCGCCGGTACCTGACCGCAGAGTGAATGTCTTTTACTTAAACCTTTGAATTGTCCGCGCAAAGGTACACTGTTTTATTTATTTATACGCTTTCAGGCTTAAATCCATACTTTTTGTTGAGTGCGTTAGGGCACCAACAGAAATATAATCTACACCTGTGCGGGCCACTTCGGCAATGGTTTCTTCTGTTATCCCGCCTGATGCCTCTGTTTCGTAGCGACCACCAACCATACGAACGGCTTCACGCATCATATCCGGTGACATGTTGTCGAGCAATACTCTCTGGATTCCGCCTGTTTCTATAGCCTCTCGCACTTCCTCCAGCGTTCGGGTTTCCACCTCTATCTGCAGCTCCTTCCCTTTGTCCTTGAGGTAACGCCGGGTTGCTTCTATAGCTTCTTTTATACCACCGGCATAGTCTACATGGTTATCTTTTAGCATCACCATATCATATAATCCAAAGCGGTGGTTCCTGCCTCCACCAATCACAACAGCCCATTTTTCCATCATCCGGAAGTTTGGAGTTGTTTTGCGGGTATCCAATAAGGTAGCATTGGTGCCTTCAATCAGCCTGGAAAGGTAATGTGTATAGGTAGCAATACCGCTCATACGCTGCATGCAGTTCAGCACCAGGCGCTCAGCAGTTAAGATAGACTGTGCCCTTCCTTTAACAGTTAAGGCAATATCTCCAAAAGCAACGGATGCACCATCCTGCAGGAGCACTTCTACCTGTAGGTCGGGGTCTACGGTTCTAAATATATAGGTAGCCAGCTCTACACCAGCCAGTATACCTTCTCCCTTCACCAGCAGGCGCGCCTGGTTTTGCGCATCGGCAGGTATAGATGCCAACGAAGAGTGATCACCATCACCAATATCTTCGGCAAGGGCGCGCGAGATAAACTCGGCTATGCTTTTTTCTGTCAGGTATGTCGGTTTCACGGCACAAAAATAAAAAAAGGCTCTGGAAATACCCCGAGCCTTTGTAAAAATCTCATTTATATCTGCTTAATCTTCTATAAAATCCATTGAATGGATCATATACCTGCCGTTAGACTCTTTTAAGCGTACCAGCACAGTGTAAGAACCGCTTCTGGATGAGTAAGAACCAATGGCGTAACGCTTTCCTTTATCGGAAGAGCCATCAAAGGTATAAGTAAAATCTGTAGGTCCGGTTTTGCTAAAGAAGTTCTTCATCACAAACTCTGCCTGGGTGCTGCTGTAATCGGTAGAGCTACCATCGGCAAAAGAGATACTTACTTTAGAATCGAAATGCCGTGACAAGTCTCTTGATGAGCCTATTTTTATGGCTGATTTCACGCTACCAAGCACATCATTCTGCGCAGCGGCTCCTCCTGGTTTGAAAAAAAGTAGTCCAATCAGTAAAGAAAGCGCAATAGCAACGTGTTTAAAGTTTTTCATAAATATGGGTTAATTATCTGTTGGATCATCAGCTAAAACTATGCCAACTCCCTTACGTCTAATCTTCCTGATAAAGTTAACGCAATTTGGCAATAAAGGAAAATATAAGGCTAGGAATAGAGCTGTTTTTATATATTGTGAAAATCGTAAGTACTTAGTCCTGAATTTATTTTTTCATTAACCCGGCTATTATTTTTTTAGTTTCGCAAGCAGTTTATAATATTACCTTTGTTTAAGTGGTTTTGAGCGGCCTTAAATTTTATAGCTATATTTGCGGTATGAATAAGAAAGTACTTTTAGTGATTTTAGACGGATGGGGCATTGCCACTAATCCAGAGGTTTCGGCTATACAGTCAGCTAATACGCCATTCTATGATTCTATCCTGCAGAAGTACCCAAGCTCCAGGCTACAGGCTTCGGGTGAAGCCGTAGGTTTACCCGAAGGCCAGATGGGAAACTCAGAAGTAGGCCACATGAACATAGGCGCAGGACGCGTTGTATACCAGGACCTGGTACTTATCAATAAAACCATAGCAGAGCACAAGCTGGCTTCTATGCCTGCGCTGGCCAATGCCTTTGCCTATGCCAAAGAGCAGAAAAAAGCAGTACACCTGATCGGCCTTTTGTCAGACGGCGGGGTACACTCGCACATCGATCACTTAAAAGCACTTTGCACAGCTGCCTTCGACCAGGAGTTGCACCAGGTATACATTCATGCCTTTACCGATGGCCGCGATACCGACCCGAAAGGTGGTGTAAAGTATATCAACGAACTGGAGCAGCACCTGGAGTCGTCTGCTGGCAAAATAGCCTCTGTTATTGGCCGCTACTACGCTATGGACCGCGATAACCGCTGGGAGCGTGTAAAACTGGCCTACGACCTGCTGGTGCACGGCACAGGCACACCTTCTCAGAACATCATCAAGTCGATGCTGGAGTCTTACAACCAAGGCGTAACAGATGAGTTTATTCAGCCTATTGTAAAGGTAAACGACCAGCAGGAGCCAATTGCCACTATAAAAGAAGGAGATGTGGTAATCTGCTTTAACTTCCGTACCGACCGTGGCCGTGAAATTACACAAGCTTTAACGCAACGCGATTTTCCGGAGCAGAACATGCAGAAGCTGGATCTGCGCTATGTTACCATGACGAACTATGACGACACCTTTGTGGGCGTAGAACCTATTTTTGCAAAAGACAACCTGAACAATACATTAGGCGAAGTACTGGCAAAAGCCGGTAAAAAACAGATCCGTATTGCTGAAACAGAAAAGTACCCACACGTTACCTTCTTCTTCTCGGGTGGCCGCGAAGTAGAGTTTGAAGGAGAAAAGCGTTTGATGTGCCCATCGCCGAAGGTAGCCACTTACGACCTGCAACCGGAAATGAGTGCCTTCGATATTCGCGATGCCATTATTCCTGAAATTCAGCAGCGATCAGCAGATTTCATCTGCCTGAACTTTGCGAACCCGGACATGGTAGGCCACACCGGTGTGTTTGAAGCTGCAGTAAAAGCGTGTGAAACGGTAGACCAATGTGCAGAAGCCGTTATTACCACAGCCTTGGCTAACGATTATGCCACCATTGTTATCGCAGACCACGGCAATGCCGACTGCATGATAAATCCTGATGGCACTCCAAATACCGCTCATACAACTAACCTGGTGCCTTGCATCCTGGTTAGCAACGATTATGCAGGCACTTTACATGATGGAAAGTTAGGCGATTTAGCCCCAACTATTCTGGAATTAATCGGTATAGAACAGCCAGAGGAGATGCAGGGTGTATCTCTTTTAGTGAAACAATAAGCGTTTGATAAAGTATAAGCCTATCATATTTATAGCCACTCTGATGGCTATAACTGCATGTGAGAGACCAGCACCGCCTAGTTCTGCCGAGGCGGCGGCCTCTTACAATGTAGGAGATTACCTGCAGCAAGAGATACAACGCCTGCAGGCTGAGAAGCCGAATGTGCTAAAATCGGTACAGACTGAAAACAAACCTACTGAAACAGTAGAAACATCAGAGCTAAACTGGGAAAAAGAATTATCTGTTTTCCAGGATGCCAATATAAACCTGCCTACCTTACAGGATGACTTCATAGAAGAGCGGCAGGAACTGCCAGGTGGCATCGTGCTGACAAATTATCGCCGGAAAGAAGGCACTGGCGCTGCTGTAGCCTTTTTGAGCATCAGAACAGCCCCAGGCCCCAGGCTACAACAGTTAGAAGCCGTTATTCAGGAAGAAAACATGCTGTTTTACTCGAAGCGCAGGCTAACGTTAAGCACAAACGAGAACGGCAACATTGCCAGTTATGGCGTAGATGGTGTTCAGAAACTCATTTTTGGAGATTCGCTACATTATCGTACAGACGCGAATCTATAGCAAGCGGTCCTGCTTAAAAGCAGCTGGTTGCTTGCTCGCCTTTTTGCCCTTATTTTGCTTAAGAGCCCTAACATTTCTTTCTAATTGGAATTAATTTAACTTCCTATTCCGTTAGAAGCTCATGTAGAGCTTACCATGTAAATTAAGTAAGCAATTGCTCCTTTCTACTATGCGTGCATTAACTTTTGCTTGTTTATGGCTAGTTGGCCTGCAGCTCCAATGCTTCGGCCAGGCATCTCCTGTTCAAAACAGAGACCGCACATGTGCCACTACGGAGTACCTGGCACAGCAGGAACAACAAGACCCAACTTTTATGCAGCGTAAAGAAGCACTGGAGCAAGCTGTTCAGAAAGCGCTGCAGCGTCCGCGCACAGGCCAGGCTATTCAACAGACGACAATAATTATCCCGGTTGTGTTTCATGTTGTGTATAACACGGAGTCCGAAAATATTTCAGATGAACAGATTCTTTCACAGTTAGCTGTTCTGAATGCCGATTTTCGCAGGCTGAATGCCGATGCAGCCAATACGCCCCCTCATTTTCAATCGCTTGCTGCCGATACGCAAATAGAATTCTGCCTTGCCATTACCGATCCGAATGGAGAGCTAACTAGCGGCATCACTCGTACCAGGTCTACAGAAAGTGTGTTCAGAGTTTCTACGGATAATGTAAAGAATGCAGCCAGAGGTGGAGTAGAAGGATGGAACCGCGACCAGTACCTGAACATCTGGGTTTGTAACCTGGAATCCGGCTACCTGGGCTATGCTTCGCTGGCCAGTGCAGCTGCAACCCGCGATGGAGTGGTTATACATTATGAATCCATTGGTGCTCCACCAAGCAATAATTTTCCGGCTCCTTATAATCTGGGTCGTACTGCCACGCACGAAGTGGGGCATTGGCTTGGGCTGAAACATATCTGGGGCAGTGGCTCCAGGTGCACCGATTCCGATGATATTGCGGATACGCCCAATCAGTTGAGAGAAACAACCGGCTGCCCTGACAGCATTGTTATCTCCTGCGACAACGGGCCCTATGGGAATATGTGGATGAACTACATGGATTATTCAGATGATGCCTGCATGAACATGTTTACCAAAGGCCAGGCAGATTATATGCGCGCTTTTTTAGCTGTCAGCCGCCCGTCAATTCTCAGTTCTCTTGCCTGTAGTGTCAGCTTACGTTCCAGGTTCAGCTTAACCAACCAGGCTGATTCTCTTGTTATGGCAGGCAGCACAGTTGGATTTACCGATAGATCGGAAGGGTTAAAGCCTGTTACCTGGTTCTGGGAGTTTGAAGGTGGTATACCGGCTACATCCACCGCTCAACATCCAACGGTTACCTATCCTGCCCCAGGTAAATATAATGTTACACTTACTGTATCGAATGGCTCCTTAAGCAGTACAAAAACAGAGGAAAACATTGTACATGCCACCGTTACTGATTTAGTGGCCTATCCAAATCCGGCTTCAGATTACCTCATGCTGGAACAGCCTGTGGCGGTGCACATACAAGAAGTGGAACTGGTTAACCAAGTCGGCCAGACTCTTCTAACAGCCAGGGTCCAGGAAAGGGTTACCCGGCTAGATATACAACACGTGCCGGCTGGAGTCTACTTCCTCCGTATCAGGAGCTCGAATGGGCTGCAGGTGAAAAAAATAAGCATAGTACGGTAGCAGGGAATTAGTTCAACCGCTTATTATTGCCCTTGCAGTGTAATCACCACCGTACGTTTAGAAGCATGGTTGCGGTGTTCGCAGAGATATACTCCTTGCCAGGTACCTAAATTAAAACTGCCGTTGGTGATGGGTATTGTAACAGAGCTACCCAGTATAGCCGCTTTCAAATGAGCAGGCATGTCGTCAGATCCTTCCAGCGTATGGCGGTAGTAGGGCTGATTTTCAGGCACCATCTTATTGAAGTGGCTCTCGAAATCCTGCCGAACAGTTGGGTCTGCGTCTTCATTTATGGCCAGGCTGGCAGAAGTATGCTTCATGAAAATATGTGCAATACCTACGTTTATCTCTTCCAGTTCAGGCAGCTGCGACACCAGCAAATCTGTAATTAAATGAAACCCACGTTTAACCGCCGGCAACCTTATCTCTTTCTGATACCACTTCATCGTTTCTATTTTATACGCTTACTCTTTATACTCGAAAGCACCTATATCAGGCGTTGAAGCATTACGGTTTGTTCCTTTTATAT contains these protein-coding regions:
- a CDS encoding peptidase M61; this encodes MKLFAVIGALLLSFSAVAQQTYNITLDLKNVQNDQVKVVVLTPAVKEKSINYIIPSVIPGSYSQKDYGRFVTNFKAYDAKGKKLKTQKQGNNLFTIHGANKLAKLEYVVDDTWDVLKDENYIFQPGGTNIDAGNNFVINHFGFYGYLDGYKMLPYQVTIEKPDHLYGATSLPVERVSAGRDVLTAPDYVRLVDAPMMYSRPDTASFRSGNTLVSVSVHSETGVVKANQIKEMITPLATALTNFFGGMPVDRYHFIMYFPKQGETAITKFGGYGALEHSYSSMYFLPEQQQEENLRKMVLDVASHEFLHILTPLNIHSEEIEYFDFKDPKISQHLWLYEGVTEYFSNLVQLQEGLKSYDAFKEEMMDKMRRGSEFKDVSFTEMSRHIIEPAYQEMYGNVYQKGALIGFLLDIRLQELTQGKMGLRELMLQLSQQYGPNKPFKDDELIEVIVAASHPDIRQFFTTYVVGDTPLPYEEYYQKIGWNYTDKKKGTKLTFGEFRLGFEKSRQFYWVAEPMNNRFGFEKYDILQAVNGTPLTETTIYELLEPLFEVKKSTPVEVTFIRNNKLYKQTYKPAEEEVELRFVIEDAPAPTSEQLLLRAQVLKTDLP
- the metE gene encoding 5-methyltetrahydropteroyltriglutamate--homocysteine S-methyltransferase; protein product: MLKNNLGYPRVGAQRELKKACEQYWSGKISQQQLYQVKDQLLQQNWLLQQKAGIDLIPSNDFSFYDQVLDMSLTVGNIPARYSPVLTKHKGNTELDLYFAMARGYQKDGLDIKAMEMTKWFDTNYHYIVPEFHKEQTFQLFSNKVIYDFEQSKQVLGKPSKPVLIGPVSYLLLGKEKEAGFHRIDLLHNLLPVYVELLGQLRARGAEWVQLDEPFLAMDLTSKEKEAFAFAYKEIKKHCPGIKTLVTSYFDGLRDNTVLATSLPVCALHIDLVRAPEQLANVLNLLPKQTILSLGVIDGRNIWKNGYSTSVAYIQQAVKQLGEDRVMIAPSCSLLHVPFDLELETTLQPALKNWLAFAKQKLQEIQELYTIWQGNNSLLEANQAMIQSRSTSTLIHKEAVKKRVAAITDQDARRTSSFAVRQQKQREKFKLPLYPTTTIGSFPQTAEIRQLRAKFKKGELSLEQYEQEIKQATEEVIRWQEAINLDVLVHGEFERNDMVEYFGELLDGFAFTQHGWVQSYGSRCVKPPVIYGDVSRPTDMTVSWSTYAQSLTSKHVKGMLTGPVTILQWSFVRDDQPRAETTLQLALAIRDEVVALEQNGIQIIQIDEPAVREGLPLRRSDWQPYLEWAIKAFRIAASGVKDDTQIHTHMCYSEFNDIIHSIADMDADVITMETSRSQMELLEAFSDFKYPNEIGPGVYDIHSPRVPTVEEMVQLLEKASALLPARNIWVNPDCGLKTRKWPETEASLKNMVQAAIEARKKEHAPAIA
- a CDS encoding cysteine-rich CWC family protein, producing the protein MPQHESKTCPRCQCPFECKVGSILICQCSTVSLNDEERHYLGERYTDCLCANCMKELRHEFQVQKFQKMLNQLMGASGFK
- a CDS encoding ZIP family metal transporter; protein product: MIVAILVLFFTVVFSAFLVKAFPPDNVKWLKMALAFSGAYLFTITIIHLLPDVLLNNSNPHVVGYWVLTGFFLQLVLELFSHGVEHGHMHTNGHKHTHTLPYLLLGSLFIHSFLEGSILVEGGSQHVGHVHERNNFYVVLLGVALHHIPAAFALMSVLLSRLGSFKKAFMWLLIFAVGAPLGIIISNYILGSEAMGGKVFVALTGIVAGNFLHISTTILFETTPDHRFNRNKLIATLLGLSLALVSDFI
- a CDS encoding cyclopropane-fatty-acyl-phospholipid synthase family protein, with the translated sequence MAQQDEWFSAWFDSPYYHILYKNRDEQEARQFIDKLLSYLHPKPHENILDLACGKGRHSIYLNKKGYDVTGIDLSPHSIAYAKQFENERLHFEVHDMRMVYKPEAFDFVLNLFTSFGYFSNETENVVALDATAKSIKHGGKFVIDFMNTNRTIDRLVKEEVKEVQGIPFCIHRGVENGFIIKKISFSDKGQDYQFEERVRALRQEDFIEYFKMAQLRLVEVFGNYNLEPYHEESERMIFVLKKY
- the nadC gene encoding carboxylating nicotinate-nucleotide diphosphorylase, which gives rise to MKPTYLTEKSIAEFISRALAEDIGDGDHSSLASIPADAQNQARLLVKGEGILAGVELATYIFRTVDPDLQVEVLLQDGASVAFGDIALTVKGRAQSILTAERLVLNCMQRMSGIATYTHYLSRLIEGTNATLLDTRKTTPNFRMMEKWAVVIGGGRNHRFGLYDMVMLKDNHVDYAGGIKEAIEATRRYLKDKGKELQIEVETRTLEEVREAIETGGIQRVLLDNMSPDMMREAVRMVGGRYETEASGGITEETIAEVARTGVDYISVGALTHSTKSMDLSLKAYK
- a CDS encoding DUF4783 domain-containing protein; protein product: MKNFKHVAIALSLLIGLLFFKPGGAAAQNDVLGSVKSAIKIGSSRDLSRHFDSKVSISFADGSSTDYSSTQAEFVMKNFFSKTGPTDFTYTFDGSSDKGKRYAIGSYSSRSGSYTVLVRLKESNGRYMIHSMDFIED